In Cryptomeria japonica chromosome 10, Sugi_1.0, whole genome shotgun sequence, a genomic segment contains:
- the LOC131076076 gene encoding hypothetical protein At1g04090, which produces MLEIIGSSSRLCSCWRKRKRDLPLMPPTTSTQYPFRLNSPLPSWPPGSGFATGKICLGEIEVFQVSTLEKIWSCNEGGKDNQGASFYKPVEIPTGFFSLGHYGQPNSSPLQGWVLVAKERTDSGKLVCECKKQKIASEAPTTSLLSTQECQKTCCTRRLHPALAKPLNYTLVWSSVAWPGRQDGHAYFWLPYPSDGYKAMGIVVTDTLNKPSVEDVRCVRSDLTESCQNNGLIWNTETNFPKFPFRVWTMRPNHRGMEGRGVSTGAFYCSNSWITENCVPVACLKNVDFILNAMPNLNQIHALVSHYGPTVFFHPDEIYLPSSVSWLFENGVLLCKRGVKIPEFIMVDGSNLPPGGSNDGKYWLDLPKGCQSKEVKLGKLETAEVYVHVKPALGGTFTDIAMWVFCPFNGPATAKVGMLNLPLGRIGEHVCDWEHFTLRISNFTGELWRIYFSQHSSGNWVNASDLEYVAGNKAVVYSSKSGHACFPRAGNFLQGDQKLGIGIRNDAARSRFSLDTSKKYQIVAAEYLSMLGANDTPSEPHWLHYMREWGPTITYDSRAYLEKILKMLPRQLRSKVEFIFNKLPNELLAEEGPTGPKEKDNWVGDERD; this is translated from the exons ATGTTAGAAATCATTGGCAGCTCTAGCCGGTTGTGTTCATGTTGGAGAAAGAGAAAAAGGGACTTGCCCTTGATGCCCCCTACCACTTCTACACAATACCCATTTCGCCTCAATTCGCCTCTGCCATCATGGCCTCCTG GCTCAGGGTTTGCAACAGGAAAGATATGTTTGGGGGAAATTGAAGTATTTCAGGTGTCCACACTGGAGAAAATATGGAGCTGCAATGAAGGAGGAAAAGACAATCAGGGAGCTAGTTTCTATAAGCCTGTTGAAATACCAACAGGATTCTTTAGCCTTGGCCATTATGGGCAGCCTAATTCTTCACCCCTACAAGGTTGGGTTCTTGTTGCTAAGGAGAGGACTGATTCTGGCAAACTGGTGTGTGAATGTAAGAAACAAAAGATTGCATCAGAGGCTCCTACTACTAGTCTATTGTCGACCCAGGAATGTCAGAAAACTTGCTGTACAAGAAGATTACATCCAGCTCTGGCTAAACCACTGAACTATACTTTGGTCTGGAGCAGTGTAGCTTGGCCTGGAAGACAGGATGGACATGCTTACTTCTGGTTACCTTACccatctgatgggtacaaggccaTGGGTATTGTGGTTACGGATACTCTCAATAAACCATCTGTGGAGGATGTGAGATGTGTTCGTTCAGATCTTACAGAATCATGTCAAAATAATGGTCTTATTTGGAACACAGAAACAAATTTTCCTAAATTCCCTTTCCGGGTTTGGACTATGAGACCAAACCACCGGGGAATGGAAGGTCGTGGTGTGTCAACAGGGGCATTCTATTGTAGTAATTCCTGGATAACTGAGAACTGTGTTCCTGTTGCATGTCTGAAGAATGTTGATTTCATCCTCAATGCAATGCCAAATCTAAACCAGATACACGCTTTAGTGAGTCATTATGGGCCAACTGTTTTTTTTCATCCAGATGAGATCTACTTACCTTCATCTGTATCATGGCTTTTTGAAAATGGGGTTCTACTGTGCAAAAGAGGTGTAAAAATTCCTGAATTCATCATGGTTGATGGTTCAAACCTACCTCCAGGGGGTTCAAATGATGGGAAATACTGGTTAGATTTGCCAAAGGGTTGTCAatcaaaggaagtcaaattgggaAAGCTGGAAACTGCAGAGGTCTATGTGCATGTTAAACCTGCACTTGGGGGGACGTTCACTGATATAGCAATGTGGGTTTTTTGTCCATTCAATGGACCGGCCACTGCAAAGGTTGGGATGCTGAATCTACCTCTTGGTAGAATTGGAGAGCATGTTTGTGATTGGGAGCATTTCACTCTTCGAATTAGCAACTTCACTGGGGAATTATGGAGAATCTATTTCTCACAGCACAGCAGTGGTAATTGGGTCAATGCCTCAGATTTGGAATACGTTGCAGGTAACAAGGCGGTAGTCTATTCTTCCAAAAGTGGGCATGCATGCTTTCCTCGTGCAGGAAACTTCCTTCAAGGTGACCAAAAATTGGGAATAGGTATAAGGAATGATGCAGCCAGAAGTAGATTTTCTCTGGATACAAGCAAAAAATACCAAATAGTTGCTGCTGAATATTTGTCGATGCTTGGAGCAAATGACACTCCCTCAGAGCCACACTGGTTGCATTATATGAGAGAATGGGGTCCAACTATCACATACGATTCACGAGCCTACCTTGAGAAGATACTCAAAATGCTTCCTCGTCAACTGAGGTCCAAAGTAGAGTTTATTTTTAACAAATTACCTAATGAGCTTTTAGCTGAGGAGGGGCCAACTGGACCTAAAGAAAAGGATAATTGGGTGGGGGATGAAAGGGATTGA